Proteins from one Oscillatoria nigro-viridis PCC 7112 genomic window:
- a CDS encoding bifunctional diguanylate cyclase/phosphodiesterase, with protein sequence MTRTKVRQMSRSTLEQEILLNRITNRIRNSLELQEILTTTAREIRSFLESDRVKVYRFEADGSGEVIAESINGDKLPSMLGLRFPPGDIPQSAREMFLKARQRVIVDVELQHQTINRLDCPETGKTLAVEDITYRPVDPCHAEYLKAMGARSSLTVPILHQNHLWGLLVSHHSQPKRFSDRELKMVQLLVDQLSIAIAQSFLLSQARQQARDEAVINQITSLLHSPLELNEIRKAVLEQTVKHLHGSGGRLYLAAEFGDRPALLYTCGQQPADIDLELSPFWQQIMGRANQDDLAQTADRTSQLGIVENLYSQHYSSIDNNISSLIVPHLYAISDIAKEPQLQSVSANLVAASIRSFLAVPLQYRQQCIGCLTVFRSPIETEILWAGRCSSDTRHDRPRQSFAAWKEIKTGEAQKWTSEEQKLAQSLGTHLYMAAMQRRVEAMIRHQASHDPLTGLPNRLLFNERLSLALASAHQNGEMLAVIFLDLDRFKNVNDTLGHPVGDLLLQSVSRRLTNCLRVGDSMARWGGDEFTVLLYNINTPEEATKICQLIIQSLSSPFDFEGLELYIKASLGIALAPYDGEDAETLLKNADAAMYKAKQKGRNNYQFYTQAIGSKVSEDLNLENHLYKALKKSEFVLHYQPQINLKTGKIVGMEALIRWEHPERGLIPPDRFIPLAEETGLICQIDEWVMRTACLQNRAWQLLGLPPMRIAVNLSARQFLQPHTVQMIAEILSETKLNPEYLEIEITESIAMTDVSFTVSVLQQLQDMGIHIALDDFGTGYSSLWSLKNFPLNNLKIDKSFVADLVTGSSGATIVKLAIALGQGLNLQVIAEGVETAEQLAFLRSHQCDIGQGYFFSKPIPAAAITQLCLENQSGK encoded by the coding sequence ATGACCCGCACCAAAGTTAGACAAATGTCACGATCGACTTTAGAACAAGAGATTTTACTCAATCGAATTACCAATCGCATCCGCAACTCTTTAGAATTACAAGAGATTTTGACGACAACTGCCCGAGAAATCCGCAGCTTTTTAGAGAGCGATCGAGTAAAAGTTTATCGCTTTGAGGCCGACGGTAGCGGTGAGGTCATTGCTGAGTCCATCAACGGCGACAAATTGCCATCTATGCTGGGTTTGCGCTTTCCACCAGGCGACATTCCCCAGAGTGCTCGGGAAATGTTTCTCAAAGCGCGACAGCGAGTGATTGTAGATGTGGAATTGCAGCATCAAACAATTAATCGGTTAGATTGTCCCGAAACCGGCAAAACTTTAGCAGTTGAAGATATTACCTATCGTCCTGTAGACCCCTGTCACGCTGAATATCTGAAGGCTATGGGGGCACGTTCTTCTCTGACGGTGCCGATTTTGCATCAAAATCACCTTTGGGGGCTGTTGGTGTCTCACCACAGCCAACCGAAACGGTTTAGCGATCGAGAATTGAAAATGGTGCAGTTGCTTGTCGATCAACTTTCAATTGCGATCGCCCAATCTTTTCTGCTGAGTCAAGCTAGACAGCAAGCGCGCGACGAAGCCGTTATCAACCAAATTACCAGTTTGCTGCATTCTCCCCTGGAACTCAACGAAATTCGGAAAGCAGTTCTCGAACAAACTGTCAAGCATTTGCATGGTTCAGGAGGGCGACTCTACCTTGCAGCCGAGTTTGGCGATCGGCCCGCTTTGCTTTATACCTGCGGGCAGCAGCCTGCAGACATCGACCTTGAACTCAGCCCGTTTTGGCAGCAGATTATGGGGAGGGCAAACCAAGACGATCTAGCACAAACTGCCGATCGTACCAGCCAATTAGGTATTGTTGAAAATTTATATTCTCAGCATTATAGTTCAATTGATAACAATATTTCCAGTTTGATCGTACCGCACTTGTACGCAATTTCCGATATTGCTAAAGAACCTCAACTCCAATCTGTATCTGCCAATTTAGTCGCAGCTTCCATTCGCTCATTTTTGGCAGTACCGCTGCAATACCGCCAACAGTGCATCGGCTGTCTCACCGTTTTTCGCAGCCCTATAGAAACCGAAATTTTGTGGGCGGGGCGTTGCAGTTCGGACACCCGGCACGATCGTCCCCGACAGTCCTTTGCAGCTTGGAAAGAAATCAAAACCGGCGAAGCTCAAAAGTGGACTAGCGAGGAACAGAAGCTAGCACAATCTTTAGGAACTCACCTGTACATGGCTGCAATGCAGAGGCGCGTCGAGGCGATGATCAGACATCAAGCTTCTCACGATCCATTAACGGGTTTACCTAATAGATTACTGTTTAATGAAAGGCTGTCTTTAGCTTTAGCTAGCGCTCACCAAAATGGAGAAATGCTGGCGGTAATCTTTCTAGATTTAGATAGATTTAAAAATGTTAACGATACTCTCGGTCACCCAGTGGGCGATTTGTTGCTGCAAAGTGTATCTCGGCGTTTGACTAACTGTTTGCGCGTGGGGGATTCGATGGCCCGTTGGGGCGGAGATGAATTTACTGTGCTGCTGTACAATATCAACACCCCGGAGGAAGCAACTAAGATTTGCCAGCTAATTATCCAGAGTTTAAGCAGCCCTTTTGATTTTGAGGGTCTGGAACTTTATATTAAGGCTAGCTTGGGAATTGCTTTGGCTCCTTACGACGGAGAAGATGCAGAAACTTTGCTGAAAAATGCTGATGCTGCGATGTACAAAGCTAAACAGAAAGGTCGCAATAATTATCAGTTTTACACGCAGGCGATCGGCAGTAAAGTCTCCGAGGATCTTAACTTAGAAAATCATCTTTATAAAGCTCTAAAAAAATCTGAGTTTGTCCTCCACTATCAACCGCAAATAAACTTAAAGACTGGTAAAATAGTCGGCATGGAAGCTCTGATTCGCTGGGAACATCCCGAACGCGGTTTGATTCCTCCCGATCGATTTATTCCCTTAGCTGAGGAAACAGGATTAATCTGCCAAATTGACGAATGGGTGATGCGGACTGCTTGCTTGCAAAATCGAGCGTGGCAGTTACTGGGATTGCCGCCGATGCGGATAGCGGTGAATTTATCAGCCCGCCAGTTTCTGCAACCTCACACCGTACAAATGATTGCTGAAATTTTATCAGAAACCAAGTTAAATCCCGAGTATTTAGAAATAGAAATTACCGAGAGCATTGCCATGACAGATGTCAGCTTTACGGTATCGGTATTGCAGCAGTTGCAGGACATGGGAATTCACATTGCTTTGGACGATTTTGGCACCGGTTATTCTTCGCTGTGGTCTCTGAAAAACTTTCCCCTCAATAATTTAAAAATAGACAAATCTTTCGTGGCAGATTTGGTGACCGGCAGCAGCGGTGCTACTATTGTGAAACTGGCGATCGCCTTGGGACAGGGGCTGAATTTACAGGTGATTGCTGAGGGTGTGGAAACAGCAGAACAGTTGGCGTTTTTGCGATCGCATCAGTGCGATATCGGTCAGGGTTACTTCTTTAGCAAACCAATACCGGCGGCGGCTATAACTCAATTGTGCCTAGAAAATCAATCTGGGAAATAA
- a CDS encoding DUF2267 domain-containing protein, with amino-acid sequence MTIAIRDDLTYILLKKIGSGNGRGESEIRNAAEEYVGHQVAEAELLGHLDYLNQRDSIKAQFSGEPYGGAELLPPLVAFPEADLTEKGRKLLHKMETNPPTSLHQEGSAVPIGSKDMPFLEKVMVKGHLEDIFDARDITELVYRIVRGVMTTEASDRVESELHKEVLPTDDKTLQQEIADLWRDTNPLVGLLSRVRRALTGSPAPLGIDGNLFVPRVELEGALPSGVKPETAIAAVFSATKDELSEERIQEIAGFLPDRIRGIWESA; translated from the coding sequence ATGACAATTGCAATCAGAGACGACCTGACTTACATTTTACTGAAAAAGATTGGCAGCGGCAACGGCAGGGGAGAGTCGGAAATTAGAAATGCAGCGGAAGAATATGTCGGTCACCAGGTGGCGGAAGCGGAATTGCTGGGTCATTTGGACTACCTCAACCAAAGGGACTCGATCAAAGCTCAGTTTAGTGGCGAGCCTTATGGAGGAGCTGAGTTGTTGCCGCCTTTAGTGGCTTTTCCAGAAGCTGATTTAACAGAAAAAGGCCGCAAACTGTTACACAAAATGGAGACGAATCCTCCGACCTCGCTCCACCAGGAAGGATCGGCAGTTCCTATCGGTTCAAAGGATATGCCGTTTTTGGAAAAAGTGATGGTAAAAGGTCACTTGGAGGATATTTTTGATGCCCGCGACATTACCGAATTGGTGTACCGGATCGTGCGCGGTGTGATGACAACAGAAGCCAGCGATCGCGTGGAATCTGAATTGCACAAAGAAGTTTTGCCTACGGATGACAAAACCCTGCAACAAGAAATAGCAGATCTCTGGAGAGATACGAATCCGCTGGTAGGATTGCTCAGCCGGGTGCGTCGGGCTTTGACCGGCTCGCCTGCACCTTTGGGGATCGATGGCAATTTGTTTGTACCGAGGGTGGAACTAGAAGGCGCACTTCCTTCGGGAGTCAAACCGGAAACTGCGATCGCGGCTGTATTTTCGGCAACGAAGGATGAGCTTTCCGAGGAGCGAATTCAGGAAATAGCTGGCTTTTTGCCGGACAGAATTCGGGGAATTTGGGAGTCGGCTTAA
- a CDS encoding response regulator codes for MESSSFISAQPSVEKRPLVLAVDDNQDNLELLTQILDLFGCECVGAVDGYAALSAAVDRQPDLIVLDICLPDIDGMEVVKRVQQNPDIRHIPIVAVTALAKPEDRAEILQAGCVEYLSKPFNIKDLEKIIRQHLNSPLVLVEF; via the coding sequence TTGGAATCATCGTCTTTCATTAGCGCTCAACCCTCGGTTGAGAAGCGTCCTTTAGTGTTGGCTGTAGACGACAATCAGGACAACTTAGAGCTGCTGACACAAATACTCGATTTATTCGGCTGCGAGTGCGTGGGAGCAGTTGACGGGTACGCAGCTCTTTCAGCAGCAGTAGATCGACAGCCCGACCTAATCGTACTCGACATTTGCCTGCCGGATATAGACGGTATGGAAGTAGTAAAGCGCGTCCAACAAAACCCCGATATCAGACATATTCCGATTGTTGCTGTTACAGCACTAGCAAAACCAGAAGACCGCGCTGAAATTCTCCAAGCCGGCTGCGTGGAATACCTTTCCAAACCTTTTAACATCAAAGATTTAGAAAAGATTATCCGCCAGCACCTCAACTCTCCACTGGTTTTGGTGGAGTTTTAG
- a CDS encoding DUF2294 domain-containing protein: MTGETLEPTRGKLERTLSQGIQALYRSQLGHPTSQALCNLLDNKLIIVVENGLTQPEKLLAQNGQEDLALQVRTQLESALELPLKELIQKVLGVGVTDLLRDATLETGRTGTIAILDSAPQVRDSNYKSKTPPKPVES; the protein is encoded by the coding sequence ATGACAGGGGAAACCTTAGAACCTACTCGGGGGAAATTAGAACGGACTCTTTCGCAGGGAATTCAAGCTTTGTACCGCTCTCAACTCGGACACCCAACGAGTCAGGCGCTCTGCAATCTTTTGGATAACAAATTGATAATTGTTGTCGAAAACGGGCTGACTCAACCCGAAAAACTGCTGGCTCAGAACGGTCAGGAAGATTTGGCTTTGCAGGTGCGGACACAATTAGAATCAGCTCTCGAATTGCCCCTGAAAGAATTAATCCAAAAGGTTTTGGGCGTGGGAGTTACTGATTTGCTCCGCGATGCGACCTTGGAGACAGGCCGCACTGGAACGATCGCAATTTTGGACTCTGCACCTCAAGTTCGTGATTCTAATTATAAATCTAAAACTCCACCAAAACCAGTGGAGAGTTGA
- a CDS encoding BON domain-containing protein, producing MGWLKRLFGLEKLENQETVDAPAYQAPVAQSQAQAQPAASAQTIPPERMGLNGEYDQSGLAKRVAQAFDANPDVADIETVYVAQHGTTVVLKGTVPSQEIVNKLVTIAKGVKGATGVETNQVTVG from the coding sequence ATGGGCTGGCTAAAAAGATTGTTTGGTTTAGAAAAACTTGAAAATCAAGAAACTGTTGACGCTCCTGCTTACCAAGCACCTGTAGCTCAATCTCAAGCTCAAGCTCAACCTGCTGCGAGCGCTCAGACAATCCCGCCGGAACGCATGGGCTTGAATGGAGAATACGATCAAAGCGGTTTAGCTAAACGGGTGGCTCAGGCTTTCGATGCAAATCCAGATGTTGCGGATATTGAGACTGTTTATGTGGCTCAACATGGCACTACGGTGGTTCTCAAAGGTACAGTTCCCAGTCAGGAAATTGTCAACAAGTTGGTGACTATTGCTAAAGGTGTTAAGGGTGCAACTGGGGTGGAAACAAATCAAGTTACTGTCGGCTAA
- a CDS encoding alpha amylase C-terminal domain-containing protein, which produces MAKTFDIEKLKQVLEPKQQGYQTTTNAIDYLGSHDRDRLLAEARFRDIDREAALKRAKLGAVLLVTAVGIPMLWMGEEFGQSTRQNPNQPNKLQWSLLKNQPNHELLEYYKHVIRLQQHLPALYPENIEFIHENPEAKVLAYYRWSDEGTRAVVVANFSDTYLSGNWIPKFPAGTWHEWMYNKIVEVGEEGFKFDLPERSAQVFV; this is translated from the coding sequence GTGGCGAAGACTTTCGATATCGAAAAGCTCAAGCAAGTTCTGGAGCCCAAACAACAAGGCTATCAAACCACAACTAACGCGATCGATTATTTAGGCAGTCACGACCGCGACCGCTTGCTGGCCGAAGCCAGATTTCGGGATATCGATCGAGAAGCGGCTTTGAAACGCGCTAAATTGGGAGCGGTTTTGTTAGTCACAGCAGTAGGAATACCGATGCTGTGGATGGGCGAAGAGTTTGGACAATCCACTCGGCAAAATCCCAACCAGCCGAATAAACTGCAATGGTCTTTGTTGAAAAATCAGCCCAATCATGAGTTGTTGGAATACTACAAACACGTGATTCGGCTGCAGCAGCATTTGCCGGCACTTTATCCCGAAAATATTGAATTCATCCACGAAAATCCCGAAGCCAAAGTGCTGGCTTACTACCGCTGGAGCGATGAGGGAACGCGAGCAGTAGTTGTCGCTAATTTTTCGGATACTTATCTATCTGGTAACTGGATTCCTAAGTTTCCGGCGGGAACTTGGCACGAGTGGATGTACAACAAAATCGTAGAAGTTGGGGAAGAAGGGTTTAAGTTTGATTTGCCGGAACGGTCAGCGCAAGTATTTGTTTGA
- a CDS encoding alpha-amylase family glycosyl hydrolase — translation MHVADFSGPDGSDSCGKFQQVREKLDYLCDLGINAIELMPVNEYPGDYSWGYKVRDFFAVESSYGETADLKQLIDECHGRGIRVILDGIYNHCDEECPLLVIDRNYWYYRDKHYPEDPANYWGPEFNYENFDPKLGIRPAWKFIGDVVNFWIQEYHIDGIRYDAVRQLDNRDFLHRITREAKKTAGNKPFYNIAEHIPELPELVAADGPMDGCWHESFRIFAI, via the coding sequence ATGCACGTTGCTGATTTTTCCGGGCCGGATGGTTCCGACAGTTGCGGTAAATTCCAGCAGGTGAGGGAGAAATTAGATTATCTGTGCGATTTGGGGATAAATGCGATCGAACTAATGCCAGTTAATGAATATCCGGGCGATTATAGCTGGGGCTACAAAGTCCGCGATTTCTTTGCTGTAGAGTCCAGTTACGGTGAAACCGCAGATTTGAAGCAATTGATTGACGAGTGCCACGGACGGGGCATTCGGGTGATTCTGGACGGGATTTACAACCACTGCGATGAAGAATGTCCCTTATTGGTAATCGATCGCAATTATTGGTACTACCGCGACAAACACTATCCCGAAGATCCCGCTAACTACTGGGGCCCGGAGTTTAACTACGAAAACTTCGACCCCAAACTCGGCATTCGTCCCGCTTGGAAATTCATCGGCGATGTCGTTAATTTCTGGATTCAAGAATATCATATCGACGGCATTCGCTACGATGCAGTCAGGCAGTTGGACAATCGAGATTTCCTACACCGGATAACTCGTGAAGCGAAAAAAACCGCCGGCAACAAGCCATTTTACAACATAGCAGAACACATTCCCGAACTTCCCGAACTCGTCGCTGCGGACGGGCCGATGGACGGGTGCTGGCACGAAAGTTTTCGCATTTTTGCCATATAA
- a CDS encoding glycogen-binding domain-containing protein: MAAAIELKLFAPNNTAATLRGSFCKWAEIPLEKDDKVYFRTNIKLEDGIYQYKFRVQSQSPGFEPDEWLEVNDPYATEINRTTDTRQVQFASKQARELLIFMFGSTTTKNSPIMKN; encoded by the coding sequence ATGGCCGCTGCAATTGAACTCAAACTCTTCGCTCCCAACAACACAGCAGCTACACTGCGAGGCTCCTTTTGCAAATGGGCAGAAATTCCCTTAGAAAAAGATGACAAAGTTTATTTCCGCACTAACATTAAGTTAGAAGACGGTATTTATCAATACAAATTCCGAGTTCAGTCGCAAAGTCCAGGTTTTGAACCGGACGAATGGTTAGAAGTCAATGACCCCTACGCGACTGAAATTAACCGCACTACTGATACAAGACAAGTACAGTTCGCATCAAAGCAGGCGCGCGAATTATTGATATTTATGTTTGGCAGCACGACGACAAAGAACTCCCCAATAATGAAGAATTAG